The Bubalus bubalis isolate 160015118507 breed Murrah chromosome 18, NDDB_SH_1, whole genome shotgun sequence genome contains a region encoding:
- the LOC102392120 gene encoding orphan sodium- and chloride-dependent neurotransmitter transporter NTT5 produces the protein MGHLATKNNEKCYLMNAEKVMDLVIAQVLPPEAHPPDSLYHDPSSIYPKWLNNLPEHIKSRILPNLTDCDLSKELNKVMIGPGVVIVTFSDIVSLFSGPTFWSIITFLLLVNLGLSTVIGIIQGIITPLQDTFSSLREHSKLLTVGVCVPMFLGSLLFVRPSGSYYVNLLDDYWVSLPLFFIVILETIAMAWIYGARRFLTDLSIMMGRPISPIYRWLWCFLSPFVLLVLFLSTLIHLSVKEITYLAWDSRISHEVTRIYPSWAKALLIFLVIITVLPVPVYFFYTIIIRVASPVSMSHNTAIITFQPEAKGDSPKVGPRLQVRQKRQKIIKMDKPKTEGKLSVL, from the exons ATGGGCCACTTGGCCACAAAAAACAACGAAAAATGTTACTTGAT GAATGCTGAAAAAGTGATGGATCTGGTCATTGCCCAGGTCCTGCCTCCTGAGGCCCACCCTCCAGACAGTCTGTACCATGATCCGAGCTCCATCTACCCCAAGTGGCTCAACAACCTCCCTGAACACATCAAAAGCAGAATCCTACCCAATTTGACCGATTGTGACTTATCTAAGGAATTGAATAAG GTTATGATCGGTCCAGGTGTGGTCATTGTGACATTTAGTGACATCGTCTCTTTGTTTTCTGGACCCACCTTCTGGTCCATCATTACCTTCCTGTTGCTGGTGAACCTGGGGCTGAGCACTGTGATAGGAATCATACAAGGCATCATCACCCCTCTCCAGGATACTTTCTCTTCCCTCAGGGAGCATTCAAAGCTGCTCACAG TGGGTGTCTGTGTGCCTATGTTCCTGGGCAGCCTCCTTTTTGTGAGGCCCTCAGGCAGCTACTACGTGAACCTGCTGGATGACTACTGGGTATCTCTGCCCCTTTTCTTCATCGTCATCTTGGAGACCATCGCCATGGCCTGGATCTATGGGGCCAGGAG GTTCCTTACAGACCTGAGTATCATGATGGGCCGCCCCATCTCCCCCATCTATCGTTGGCTGTGGTGTTTTCTGTCTCCATTTGTGCTGCTAGTCCTGTTTTTAAGCACCCTGATTCACCTGTCTGTGAAGGAGATCACCTACTTGGCCTGGGACTCAAGAAtt tCACATGAGGTGACCCGAATTTATCCATCATGGGCTAAAGCCTTGCTTATATTCCTCGTCATCATCACCGTCCTGCCTGTCCCTGTCTACTTCTTCTACACCATCATCATTCGGGTGGCTTCTCCTGTCTCCATGAGCCACAATACGGCCATAATAACCTTCCAACCTGAAGCTAAGGGGGACTCACCGAAGGTTGGTCCACGGCTTCAAGTGAggcaaaaaagacaaaagattattaaaatggataaacCAAAAACAGAGGGAAAACTTTCTGTCCTGTGA